Genomic DNA from Peribacillus sp. FSL H8-0477:
ACAAATTGTTTATCAGGTATCGATAAACAGAAACGAATTACATTCAGATCATTGGTTGGATCACGTTTCCATACAGAATAACGGAGGGAGAGCTTTGCTCCTAATGTTCCAGTGGCATTCCAGGTATACGCTTCTTCAAAATGTTGTCTTCTTACTTTATTAATGTTTGGATGGTAAGGTGTACTTACTTGTTGAATTCCATGTTCTTCAAGTTTAGAAAAAACATCTGTTTTTTTCGCCAACTCTTGGTTTATGATGGTAGGATATTTAAATGTTTCAGTTGGAAAAACCCTATTAATTAAAGGAAACGCTATCCTACTAATATAAGGAACCCTACGTAAACGATTTCCACCGACTCTCTTACTATATTGATTTAATTCTCGATAAAGACGAATCCACTTTAATTTTTTTAATAGCACTGCATAATAATTAAAGACTGGACCCCACGAAACGCTTAGATTTCCTCTCCCGCCGTTTAACAACACTCCTACTCCAGAATTACTAGATTCTCTAAAAATACCATTAATCCAATTAGAATTTGCGAAAAATTTGTATGGTATCTCGATATATTCTAGTAATTCGTCAATTTCAGATAGAGGATTAGTTTCTGCAAAATCATAATACTTTTCTTGAATATTACCAACGTAGTCTACGGTTGATTGAATGTATGGTCGTTCGTCTGCGATTGTATTTTTAGATGTCCAATCTTTAAAGCCAGAAGGCGGAATTGAACTAAATGTATGTAAAGCTTTACTTTCTTTTTTTAATGCCTTAGATGCAAAGCTCACAACAGCACCTGAATCTAAACCCCCACTTAAATGCGCCCCTACTTGATGATGAGTTCTTAACCGTGCTGTTACAGCATTTTGAAATATATGGCGAAATGCTTCTTCATATTCTTCATTGGTTTTTAAATCTAATTGTTTCTCATTTGTTAAACTAAAATATCTAGAAAACCTCATAAGGTCTTCTTTTATCGAAAAACAATGACCAGGTGGTACTTGTTCAATATTTTGGTAAGGGGTAATAGAAGTATCTACCGCATCATTCATACCTGGGATTGCCAAAAATTCAGCTATCCATTGATCATTTAACAGTTTATTTACGTACGGAAGTGCCAAAATCGGTGCAATAGTCGTACAAAATGCAAACTTATTATTCTGTCTATGAAAATACAAAGTGCGACTACCCGAAAAATCTCTTGCTCCAAATAATTTGTGTTGTCTTTGATCCCAAATGATAAAAGCAAAATCACCGATTAAATATTTAGGGCATTCTTGACCCCATTTGCAGTATGCTAACAAGATCAGTTGACTATCCGGTATCATTTTCCTTCTATTTGTTTCAATTTTCAAAAGATTAAATAATTCCTTTCGATTATCGATAATGGCATCGGAAGTGATGACTAACTGTCTCTCATAATCATAATAAGGAAGCTGCTCACCTATAGATTCAGGGGTGATCCATTGTGCATGACAACCAAAGAATAGATTCTCTTTATGCCAAACTTGAATATCATCTGATGGGTATTTCTGTAAAGATCCCATCATACCATTAATATACTCTATGGGTACAGGTTCTTTATTTGATTGATAAATACAGGCAATGGCGCTCATGGCTATCTCTCCGATTCCTCAAAATTTACTGGTATTTGGTCTAATTAAGAAGAACAATTACAGCTTTGAAATAAGTTCTCTATAAAGAACATACTATGATTTGGTATATATTTCAATCCCTTGATTTCTCTTTTAAAAACTATATTACCAGTTACAAAATCCTGCACTAAGTTAGGAACCTAGGCGTCTATTGGTTTCGTGACATTTGAGCTATATTCTTGTCTTCTGGATGTTGTTTTTTGTCGATAAATTTAAGGATCGGTTGGTACATTGCATTGATGAAAACAGAAGAAATAAGGCTAAAAAATAACAGACAAAAAAATTAATAGTGGATATTTTGGAGCGAAAATCAAGTCTGGGAAAAGTGAAATATAAAAAAACAAAACTTATAGATTGACCATATCCACTAGCAAATAAATAAAATAGGAACACATGCGTCCCCAAATAGAGCTAAATAATAAACCAGAGGTACACCGATAATCATGGGAAACGTTTCATATAACCCATTTACATCCTTTCTAGCAAATAAATGAAGAGCTAACATAAATAATATTGCTACCCCTTGCAAAATT
This window encodes:
- a CDS encoding asparagine synthase-related protein, with the translated sequence MSAIACIYQSNKEPVPIEYINGMMGSLQKYPSDDIQVWHKENLFFGCHAQWITPESIGEQLPYYDYERQLVITSDAIIDNRKELFNLLKIETNRRKMIPDSQLILLAYCKWGQECPKYLIGDFAFIIWDQRQHKLFGARDFSGSRTLYFHRQNNKFAFCTTIAPILALPYVNKLLNDQWIAEFLAIPGMNDAVDTSITPYQNIEQVPPGHCFSIKEDLMRFSRYFSLTNEKQLDLKTNEEYEEAFRHIFQNAVTARLRTHHQVGAHLSGGLDSGAVVSFASKALKKESKALHTFSSIPPSGFKDWTSKNTIADERPYIQSTVDYVGNIQEKYYDFAETNPLSEIDELLEYIEIPYKFFANSNWINGIFRESSNSGVGVLLNGGRGNLSVSWGPVFNYYAVLLKKLKWIRLYRELNQYSKRVGGNRLRRVPYISRIAFPLINRVFPTETFKYPTIINQELAKKTDVFSKLEEHGIQQVSTPYHPNINKVRRQHFEEAYTWNATGTLGAKLSLRYSVWKRDPTNDLNVIRFCLSIPDKQFVQDGFDRSLIRRSMADYLPDKVRLNQSIRGVQGADCIYRMTPHWDTFTNELESVCTNPIINELFNMDVLKKTFLKIKQQGPKPELSFDIDYQILMYSLIISRFLKQFN